The Desulfobacterales bacterium genome window below encodes:
- a CDS encoding aminotransferase class I/II-fold pyridoxal phosphate-dependent enzyme codes for MSLFDKFEQIAAARRSLVEKGIRSNVIMEKVVSSTEAIINGRTVILAGTNNYLGLTFDADCIEAASKAVKEQGTGTTGSRMANGSYSEHVKLEQELVDFFGCKYGMVFSTGYIANLAMLSALTGPGDVLLIDADSHASIYDGCRLSGAEIIRFRHNDPDNLAKRLQRLGERTANTLIVVEGIYSMMGDRAPLAEIVGVKEQYGACLLVDEAHSLGVLGSNGRGLAEEAGVEQNVDFIVGTFSKSLGAIGGFCVSNQAAMNLVPLAARPYIFTASSSPSTIASTREALKVLRARPELRERLWGNAQRLYQKLQGLGFQLGPQISPVVAVRVANVEQAVALWKGLLENGVYVNLVTPPATPDGGCLLRCSVSAGHSTEQIDQIGAAFAVLKEVVLEGETV; via the coding sequence ATGAGCCTTTTTGATAAATTTGAGCAGATAGCGGCGGCGCGACGGTCATTGGTTGAAAAAGGGATACGATCAAACGTGATCATGGAAAAAGTGGTCTCATCCACAGAGGCGATTATTAACGGCCGTACTGTGATCCTTGCCGGAACCAACAATTACCTGGGTCTGACATTTGATGCGGATTGTATCGAGGCCGCTTCTAAGGCCGTCAAAGAACAAGGCACCGGAACGACTGGCTCCAGAATGGCCAATGGCAGCTATTCAGAGCACGTAAAATTGGAGCAAGAGCTGGTCGATTTTTTCGGCTGCAAATACGGTATGGTCTTTTCGACCGGCTACATTGCGAATTTGGCCATGTTATCAGCGCTCACCGGTCCGGGTGATGTCCTATTAATTGATGCCGACAGCCACGCCAGCATTTATGATGGCTGCCGTCTGAGCGGCGCTGAAATTATCCGATTTCGGCACAATGATCCAGACAATCTGGCCAAACGACTTCAGCGGCTGGGTGAACGCACAGCCAATACACTCATTGTGGTGGAGGGCATCTACAGTATGATGGGCGATCGCGCTCCGTTGGCCGAAATTGTGGGGGTCAAAGAACAATACGGTGCCTGTCTGCTGGTTGATGAAGCACATTCGCTGGGGGTCTTGGGTTCAAACGGCCGCGGGTTGGCCGAAGAGGCTGGTGTAGAGCAAAACGTTGATTTTATTGTCGGCACTTTCAGCAAGAGCCTGGGGGCCATCGGTGGATTTTGCGTTAGCAACCAGGCAGCGATGAATTTGGTTCCCCTGGCGGCACGGCCTTACATTTTCACCGCTTCCTCATCGCCTTCAACCATCGCCTCAACCCGCGAAGCGTTGAAGGTATTAAGAGCACGACCCGAATTGCGCGAAAGATTGTGGGGTAATGCCCAACGTTTATACCAAAAGCTGCAAGGGCTTGGATTTCAGCTTGGCCCGCAAATCAGCCCGGTCGTTGCCGTGCGGGTTGCCAATGTCGAACAGGCCGTCGCCCTGTGGAAGGGCCTTTTAGAAAACGGTGTATATGTCAATCTGGTGACACCTCCGGCTACGCCGGATGGGGGCTGTTTGCTGCGCTGCAGTGTCAGCGCCGGCCACAGTACAGAGCAGATTGATCAAATTGGTGCTGCGTTTGCAGTGCTCAAAGAAGTTGTTTTGGAGGGCGAAACCGTTTAA
- a CDS encoding phosphopantetheine-binding protein, with translation MQDYESLLKRVCELLVPFVEQGTALREDSDFVADLNFDSLKVMKLVEQVEDEYDISIPLNILPDVQTIKDFVMQLQKLVSP, from the coding sequence ATGCAGGACTACGAAAGCTTACTTAAGCGCGTCTGTGAACTGTTGGTTCCCTTTGTTGAACAAGGAACTGCTTTACGGGAAGATTCAGATTTTGTGGCTGATCTAAATTTTGATTCGCTCAAAGTTATGAAATTGGTGGAACAGGTTGAGGATGAGTATGATATATCCATACCCTTGAATATTCTTCCCGATGTACAAACAATTAAAGATTTTGTCATGCAACTTCAAAAATTAGTGAGTCCATAG